One window of Myripristis murdjan chromosome 8, fMyrMur1.1, whole genome shotgun sequence genomic DNA carries:
- the btbd17b gene encoding BTB/POZ domain-containing protein 17: MVHSCERNIPSWVSVGSLLLSLYFHSITVGGAALKQEVALENGATVLNHSMTLVQRMETLLALGNGSDITLRVQTINTDEVKVIQAHTLVLTLQSDVFEELLLNRNTSTLVLREMPDCAAVFDKFVRYLYCGDISVRLDQAIPLHKLASKYHVWSLQQGLTQYMTQHLSSDSPAGHVVGWYQYAIQIGDFVLRDSCLQYLSWNLSSVLQSGEWGSISEELLLSLLQRSDLILQSELELYEALEAWINQNQPASPTVESALRAVRYGMIPPQHLFRLQKQSPLMLKYYESIRDLLYLAFQFHSASPIQLAKYFDVNCSIFTPRNYLSSSWGSPWVINSPTRDDRSFSFQTQLGPSGHDSSKKVTWNALFSPRWLPLSARSTYTELGAMQPTRTDGGRPRIIVTPATSSPDFAGVSFQKTVIVMARQQGKVVVRHVYNFHQSTEESGDFLADADLQRRVSEYLIDSSLYLHIVVKPLYHTLIVARK, translated from the exons ATGGTACACTCATGTGAAAGAAACATCCCTTCCTGGGTCTCTGTGGGCTCCCTGCTCCTCTCACTCTACTTCCACTCTATCACAGTTGGAGGAG CGGCCCTGAAGCAGGAGGTAGCACTGGAGAATGGGGCCACAGTTTTGAATCACTCCATGACTTTGGTGCAGCGTATGGAGACCCTGCTGGCCCTGGGAAATGGTAGTGATATCACCCTGCGGGTGCAGACCATCAATACGGACGAGGTGAAGGTGATCCAGGCCCACACGCTGGTTCTCACCTTACAGAGTGATGTGTTTGAGGAGCTGCTACTCAACCGGAACACCAGCACTCTGGTTCTGAGGGAGATGCCCGACTGTGCTGCTGTCTTTGACAAGTTTGTCAG GTATCTGTACTGTGGTGACATCTCAGTGCGGTTAGATCAGGCCATTCCTCTGCATAAGCTGGCCAGTAAGTACCACGTGTGGAGCTTGCAGCAAGGCCTGACCCAATATATGACCCAACATCTGTCTAGTGACTCCCCAGCGGGCCATGTGGTGGGCTGGTATCAGTACGCCATACAAATTGGAGACTTTGTCCTGCGGGACAGCTGCCTGCAGTACCTGTCCTGGAACCTGTCTTCTGTGCTGCAGAGCGGAGAATGGGGCTCCATCAGTGAAGAACTGCTGCTGTCGCTGCTCCAGCGCTCTGACCTCATTTTGCAGAGTGAGCTGGAGCTCTACGAGGCCCTGGAGGCCTGGATTAACCAGAATCAGCCCGCTAGCCCAACAGTGGAGAGTGCCCTGAGGGCTGTCCGATACGGCATGATCCCCCCTCAGCATCTCTTCCGTCTGCAGAAGCAATCCCCCCTAATGCTGAAGTATTACGAGTCTATCCGTGATCTCCTTTACCTAGCCTTCCAGTTCCACTCTGCCTCACCGATCCAACTGGCCAAGTACTTTGATGTCAACTGTAGCATCTTCACCCCCCGTAACTACCTATCATCCTCCTGGGGGTCTCCTTGGGTCATCAATAGCCCCACCCGTGATGACCGCAGCTTCAGCTTCCAGACCCAGCTGGGGCCTAGCGGGCATGACTCCAGTAAGAAGGTGACATGGAACGCCCTGTTCTCCCCTCGCTGGCTCCCACTCAGTGCCAGGTCCACCTACACTGAGCTGGGTGCCATGCAGCCCACACGCACAGACGGAGGCCGACCTCGCATCATTGTCACACCAGCCACTTCCAGTCCAGACTTTGCCGGTGTGAGCTTCCAGAAGACGGTGATAGTGATGGCAAGACAGCAAGGGAAAGTGGTGGTTCGTCACGTCTATAATTTCCACCAAAGCACAGAGGAGTCCGGGGATTTCCTGGCAGATGCCGACCTGCAGCGCCGCGTGTCAGAGTACCTCATTGACAGCTCCCTCTATCTGCACATTGTAGTCAAACCCCTCTACCATACTCTCATTGTTGCCCGGAAGTGA
- the LOC115364212 gene encoding retinal cone rhodopsin-sensitive cGMP 3',5'-cyclic phosphodiesterase subunit gamma-like gives MNLDVARPQGKTGGKFPIRATAPRSPRRGPPKFKQRNTRQFKSKPPKRGIIGFGEEIPGMEGLGTDITVICPWEAYSHLELHELAQFGII, from the exons atgAATCTGGATGTGGCCAGACCCCAGGGGAAGACTGGCGGCAAATTCCCTATCAGAGCCACGGCCCCCAGGTCCCCACGCAGGGGCCCACCCAAGTTCAAGCAGAGGAACACGCGGCAGTTCAAGAGCAAGCCCCCCAAGAGAGGCATCATCGG CTTCGGAGAGGAGATTCCTGGAATGGAAGGTCTTGGCACCG ATATTACTGTAATATGTCCTTGGGAGGCTTACAGTCACCTAGAGCTGCACGAGCTGGCTCAGTTTGGTATCATCTGA
- the LOC115363996 gene encoding G-protein coupled receptor family C group 5 member C-like isoform X2, producing the protein MGPTSAPKGCGSSITSLYYNLCDLATVWGIVVEAIAAAGVVTSFVLFVILMASLPFVSHKKRKSMVILQASVLVFTLGLFGLTFAFIVGQDFTTCMARRFLFGVLFSGCLACLVMHGLWLALLERLDQGPRGWMMCLGALALWLVEVIINTEWLIVTVVRSPLRTSSISDLSCSIANKDFVMALIYVMALMLAVVLMAVPSLTHKHKQWRRDGAFMLAAGLFTIAIWVAWIVMYIHGNQVAGNPGWDDPTLAIAVVSNAWVFLGLYTIPEVCLLTQEDPDQEQPQDGDHVYPARSLVYDNILKEQEQPQQNIYIENKAFCMDEPSAASKKPVSPYEVFNGQMRSGVYQPTEIALITKGLTKKDLSQNTVLPRAMAPTLNPGNDSHLP; encoded by the exons ATGGGCCCGACCAGCGCTCCTAAAGGGTGTGGCTCCTCCATCACCTCCCTATACTACAACCTGTGTGACCTAGCTACTGTTTGGGGAATTGTGGTGGAGGccattgctgctgctggtgtggtGACTTCCTTTGTCCTGTTCGTCATCCTCATGGCCAGCCTGCCCTTTGTGTCacacaagaagagaaagagtATGGTGATCCTGCAGGCCAGTGTTTTAGTCTTCACCCTTGGACTCTTCGGCCTCACTTTTGCCTTCATTGTGGGCCAGGATTTCACCACGTGCATGGCCCGGAGGTTCCTCTTTGGCGTCCTGTTCTCAGGCTGCCTTGCCTGCCTGGTGATGCATGGGTTGTGGCTTGCCCTGCTGGAACGGCTTGATCAGGGGCCCCGGGGCTGGATGATGTGCCTGGGAGCCCTGGCTCTCTGGCTGGTGGAGGTTATCATCAACACTGAGTGGCTGATAGTCACTGTGGTCAGGAGCCCCCTCAGAACCTCCAGCATTTCTGATTTGTCCTGCAGCATTGCTAACAAGGACTTTGTGATGGCCCTGATCTATGTGATGGCCCTGATGCTGGCTGTGGTGCTGATGGCTGTGCCGTCActaacacacaagcacaagcagTGGCGTCGAGATGGAGCTTTCATGCTGGCCGCAGGGCTCTTCACCATAGCTATCTGGGTAGCCTGGATTGTCATGTACATTCATGGGAACCAGGTGGCCGGGAACCCCGGCTGGGATGACCCTACTCTGGCGATAGCTGTGGTGTCCAACGCCTGGGTGTTTCTTGGCCTCTACACCATTCCAGAGGTCTGCTTACTGACCCAGGAGGACCCAGACCAGGAACAGCCCCAGGATGGAGACCATGTCTACCCTGCCAGGAGCCTGGTTTACGACAACATCCTAAAGGAACAGGAGCAACCCCAGCAGAACATATACATAGAAAATAAGGCCTTCTGTATGGATGAGCCGAGTGCAG CTTCCAAAAAGCCAGTGTCTCCATATGAAGTTTTTAACGGTCAGATGCGCAGCGGTGTGTACCAGCCCACTGAAATAGCCCTTATCACCAAGGGTCTGACTAAA AAAGACCTATCCCAAAATACTGTGCTCCCCAGGGCAATGGCACCCACTTTGAATCCAGGAAATGACAGCCACCTCCCTTGA
- the LOC115363996 gene encoding G-protein coupled receptor family C group 5 member C-like isoform X3, which yields MGPTSAPKGCGSSITSLYYNLCDLATVWGIVVEAIAAAGVVTSFVLFVILMASLPFVSHKKRKSMVILQASVLVFTLGLFGLTFAFIVGQDFTTCMARRFLFGVLFSGCLACLVMHGLWLALLERLDQGPRGWMMCLGALALWLVEVIINTEWLIVTVVRSPLRTSSISDLSCSIANKDFVMALIYVMALMLAVVLMAVPSLTHKHKQWRRDGAFMLAAGLFTIAIWVAWIVMYIHGNQVAGNPGWDDPTLAIAVVSNAWVFLGLYTIPEVCLLTQEDPDQEQPQDGDHVYPARSLVYDNILKEQEQPQQNIYIENKAFCMDEPSAAASKKPVSPYEVFNGQMRSGVYQPTEIALITKGLTKENSLNHSSELLVKMQ from the exons ATGGGCCCGACCAGCGCTCCTAAAGGGTGTGGCTCCTCCATCACCTCCCTATACTACAACCTGTGTGACCTAGCTACTGTTTGGGGAATTGTGGTGGAGGccattgctgctgctggtgtggtGACTTCCTTTGTCCTGTTCGTCATCCTCATGGCCAGCCTGCCCTTTGTGTCacacaagaagagaaagagtATGGTGATCCTGCAGGCCAGTGTTTTAGTCTTCACCCTTGGACTCTTCGGCCTCACTTTTGCCTTCATTGTGGGCCAGGATTTCACCACGTGCATGGCCCGGAGGTTCCTCTTTGGCGTCCTGTTCTCAGGCTGCCTTGCCTGCCTGGTGATGCATGGGTTGTGGCTTGCCCTGCTGGAACGGCTTGATCAGGGGCCCCGGGGCTGGATGATGTGCCTGGGAGCCCTGGCTCTCTGGCTGGTGGAGGTTATCATCAACACTGAGTGGCTGATAGTCACTGTGGTCAGGAGCCCCCTCAGAACCTCCAGCATTTCTGATTTGTCCTGCAGCATTGCTAACAAGGACTTTGTGATGGCCCTGATCTATGTGATGGCCCTGATGCTGGCTGTGGTGCTGATGGCTGTGCCGTCActaacacacaagcacaagcagTGGCGTCGAGATGGAGCTTTCATGCTGGCCGCAGGGCTCTTCACCATAGCTATCTGGGTAGCCTGGATTGTCATGTACATTCATGGGAACCAGGTGGCCGGGAACCCCGGCTGGGATGACCCTACTCTGGCGATAGCTGTGGTGTCCAACGCCTGGGTGTTTCTTGGCCTCTACACCATTCCAGAGGTCTGCTTACTGACCCAGGAGGACCCAGACCAGGAACAGCCCCAGGATGGAGACCATGTCTACCCTGCCAGGAGCCTGGTTTACGACAACATCCTAAAGGAACAGGAGCAACCCCAGCAGAACATATACATAGAAAATAAGGCCTTCTGTATGGATGAGCCGAGTGCAG CAGCTTCCAAAAAGCCAGTGTCTCCATATGAAGTTTTTAACGGTCAGATGCGCAGCGGTGTGTACCAGCCCACTGAAATAGCCCTTATCACCAAGGGTCTGACTAAA GAAAACAGTTTGAATCACTCCAGTGAACTTCTAGTGAAAATGCAGTGA
- the LOC115364150 gene encoding dual specificity mitogen-activated protein kinase kinase 6-like: protein MSLSKGGKKKNPGLKLSKEVFEQPPPVAAAPPRDLDCKACVTIGDKNFVVKADDLEQIEELGRGAYGVVDKMRHVPSDVIMAVKRIRATVNTLEQKRLLMDLDISMRTVDCFYTVTFYGALFREGDVWICMELMDTSLDKFYKNVIKKGMTIPEDILGKITVAIVRALEHLHSNLSVIHRDVKPSNVLINTQGQVKMCDFGISGHLVDSVAKTMDAGCKPYMAPERINPDLNQQGYSVKSDIWSLGITMIELAILKFPYDSWGTPFQQLKQVVDEPSPQLPADRFSPEIVDFSSQCLRKKPSERPAYTELMQHPFFTLHDSKDTDVASFVKDILDD from the exons ATGTCTCTTTCTAAAGGAG ggaagaagaaaaaccCTGGGCTGAAGCTGTCCAAAGAAGTGTTTGAGCAGCCCCCACCAGTGGCAGCAGC GCCCCCTCGAGATCTCGACTGTAAAGCTTGTGTCACCATCGGAGATAAG AACTTTGTGGTGAAGGCAGATGACTTGGAGCAGATTGAAGAGCTGGGGAGGGGAGCGTACGGGGTGGTGGACAAGATGAGACATGTGCCCAGTGATGTTATCATGGCTGTCAAG AGGATCCGTGCCACAGTCAACACCCTGGAGCAGAAGAGGCTGCTGATGGACCTGGACATTTCCATGAGGACAGTGGATTGCTTCTACACCGTCACCTTCTATGGCGCCCTCTTCAGGGAG GGGGATGTTTGGATCTGTATGGAGCTGATGGACACCTCTCTGGATAAGTTCTATAAGAATGTTATCAAGAAAGGAATGACTATCCCCGAGGACATTTTGGGCAAGATCACAGTAGCA ATTGTCAGGGCATTAGAGCATCTGCACAGTAACCTGTCAGTAATACACAGAG ATGTGAAGCCCTCCAATGTTCTCATCAACACTCAGGGCCAGGTTAAGATGTGTGATTTCGGCATCAGTGGCCACCTGGTGGATTCTGTAGCCAAAACTATGGATGCAGGCTGCAAGCCCTACATGGCG CCTGAGCGGATAAACCCTGACCTCAACCAGCAAGGCTACAGCGTCAAGTCTGACATATGGAGTCTTGGAATCACCATG ATTGAGCTGGCCATTTTGAAGTTCCCATACGACTCATGGGGCACCCCATTCCAGCAGCTCAAACAGGTGGTGGATGAACCATCTCCCCAACTGCCTGCCGACCGCTTCTCCCCTGAAATTGTGGATTTCAGCTCCCAATG CTTAAGAAAGAAGCCAAGTGAGAGGCCAGCTTACACAGAATTAATG CAACATCCCTTTTTCACCTTGCATGACTCCAAAGACACAGACGTGGCCAGTTTCGTCAAGGACATCCTGGATGATTGA
- the LOC115363996 gene encoding G-protein coupled receptor family C group 5 member C-like isoform X5, whose protein sequence is MGPTSAPKGCGSSITSLYYNLCDLATVWGIVVEAIAAAGVVTSFVLFVILMASLPFVSHKKRKSMVILQASVLVFTLGLFGLTFAFIVGQDFTTCMARRFLFGVLFSGCLACLVMHGLWLALLERLDQGPRGWMMCLGALALWLVEVIINTEWLIVTVVRSPLRTSSISDLSCSIANKDFVMALIYVMALMLAVVLMAVPSLTHKHKQWRRDGAFMLAAGLFTIAIWVAWIVMYIHGNQVAGNPGWDDPTLAIAVVSNAWVFLGLYTIPEVCLLTQEDPDQEQPQDGDHVYPARSLVYDNILKEQEQPQQNIYIENKAFCMDEPSAAASKKPVSPYEVFNGQMRSGVYQPTEIALITKGLTKN, encoded by the exons ATGGGCCCGACCAGCGCTCCTAAAGGGTGTGGCTCCTCCATCACCTCCCTATACTACAACCTGTGTGACCTAGCTACTGTTTGGGGAATTGTGGTGGAGGccattgctgctgctggtgtggtGACTTCCTTTGTCCTGTTCGTCATCCTCATGGCCAGCCTGCCCTTTGTGTCacacaagaagagaaagagtATGGTGATCCTGCAGGCCAGTGTTTTAGTCTTCACCCTTGGACTCTTCGGCCTCACTTTTGCCTTCATTGTGGGCCAGGATTTCACCACGTGCATGGCCCGGAGGTTCCTCTTTGGCGTCCTGTTCTCAGGCTGCCTTGCCTGCCTGGTGATGCATGGGTTGTGGCTTGCCCTGCTGGAACGGCTTGATCAGGGGCCCCGGGGCTGGATGATGTGCCTGGGAGCCCTGGCTCTCTGGCTGGTGGAGGTTATCATCAACACTGAGTGGCTGATAGTCACTGTGGTCAGGAGCCCCCTCAGAACCTCCAGCATTTCTGATTTGTCCTGCAGCATTGCTAACAAGGACTTTGTGATGGCCCTGATCTATGTGATGGCCCTGATGCTGGCTGTGGTGCTGATGGCTGTGCCGTCActaacacacaagcacaagcagTGGCGTCGAGATGGAGCTTTCATGCTGGCCGCAGGGCTCTTCACCATAGCTATCTGGGTAGCCTGGATTGTCATGTACATTCATGGGAACCAGGTGGCCGGGAACCCCGGCTGGGATGACCCTACTCTGGCGATAGCTGTGGTGTCCAACGCCTGGGTGTTTCTTGGCCTCTACACCATTCCAGAGGTCTGCTTACTGACCCAGGAGGACCCAGACCAGGAACAGCCCCAGGATGGAGACCATGTCTACCCTGCCAGGAGCCTGGTTTACGACAACATCCTAAAGGAACAGGAGCAACCCCAGCAGAACATATACATAGAAAATAAGGCCTTCTGTATGGATGAGCCGAGTGCAG CAGCTTCCAAAAAGCCAGTGTCTCCATATGAAGTTTTTAACGGTCAGATGCGCAGCGGTGTGTACCAGCCCACTGAAATAGCCCTTATCACCAAGGGTCTGACTAAA aacTGA
- the tspan10 gene encoding tetraspanin-10, with the protein MRKYLGMRGFALPWSRQDQTQSETSPLIPKAASAKEGAEETLHVVTNDDTDLQQAQTNNGRDQNHHGAKRPQPQYTYSLTDSFLKYVLFMSNLLFTVLGLVVLGVGMWGLINKESFAQEKIGSLGTDPMLVFVMLGLVLTVLCLSGCVGALRENCCLLRLFSAAVLVLITAQVLAAILAYSLQGQIGSYLRSGMLAAMVRYQDDLDLRFITDEIQSSLQCCGADNYRDWEINIYYNCSAPGVLACGVPATCCVDPLENGTVWNSQCGVGAQQLDEFSAQSVIFLGGCLGGISRWIEQHSGLIGTTVIIILAVQILTLFITTRLLDSIQWHKANSIYSNSG; encoded by the exons GCAGCCTCTGCAAAAGAGGGTGCTGAGGAGACCCTCCATGTAGTGACTAATGATGACACTGACCTCCAGCAAGCACAAACAAATAATGGACGGGACCAGAACCACCACGGTGCCAAAAGGCCTCAACCCCAGTACACATACTCTCTCACGGACTCCTTCCTAAAATATGTCCTGTTCATGAGCAATCTGCTGTTCACCGTGCTGGGCCTGGTGGTCCTGGGCGTGGGGATGTGGGGCCTCATCAACAAAGAGTCCTTTGCCCAGGAGAAGATTGGCAGCCTCGGTACCGACCCTATGCTCGTATTTGTGATGCTGGGCCTCGTGCTGACTGTGCTCTGCCTGTCTGGCTGTGTGGGTGCCTTGAGGGAGAACTGCTGTTTACTGAGGCTGTTCTCTGCAGCAGTGCTGGTGCTGATCACTGCCCAGGTGCTGGCTGCCATTTTGGCATATAGTCTACAGGGTCAGATAGGAAGCTACCTGCGATCGGGGATGTTAGCAGCCATGGTGCGCTACCAGGATGACCTGGATCTGAGGTTCATCACAGATGAGATCCAGTCAAGCCTACAGTGCTGTGGGGCTGATAACTACCGGGACTGGGAGATCAACAT ATATTACAACTGCTCAGCTCCAGGAGTGCTGGCCTGCGGCGTCCCTGCCACGTGCTGTGTGGACCCTCTGGAGAACGGCACCGTGTGGAACTCGCAGTGCGGTGTGGGGGCCCAACAGCTGGACGAGTTTTCTGCTCAGAGTGTGATCTTCCTGGGTGGCTGTCTGGGAGGAATCTCCCGCTGGATAGAGCAGCACTCGGGCCTGATAGGGACaactgtcatcatcatcctggCGGTCCAGATTCTGACTCTGTTTATCACTACACGCCTGCTTGATAGCATCCAGTGGCATAAAGCTAATAGCATATATTCTAACAGTGGATGA
- the LOC115363996 gene encoding G-protein coupled receptor family C group 5 member C-like isoform X4, with amino-acid sequence MGPTSAPKGCGSSITSLYYNLCDLATVWGIVVEAIAAAGVVTSFVLFVILMASLPFVSHKKRKSMVILQASVLVFTLGLFGLTFAFIVGQDFTTCMARRFLFGVLFSGCLACLVMHGLWLALLERLDQGPRGWMMCLGALALWLVEVIINTEWLIVTVVRSPLRTSSISDLSCSIANKDFVMALIYVMALMLAVVLMAVPSLTHKHKQWRRDGAFMLAAGLFTIAIWVAWIVMYIHGNQVAGNPGWDDPTLAIAVVSNAWVFLGLYTIPEVCLLTQEDPDQEQPQDGDHVYPARSLVYDNILKEQEQPQQNIYIENKAFCMDEPSAASKKPVSPYEVFNGQMRSGVYQPTEIALITKGLTKENSLNHSSELLVKMQ; translated from the exons ATGGGCCCGACCAGCGCTCCTAAAGGGTGTGGCTCCTCCATCACCTCCCTATACTACAACCTGTGTGACCTAGCTACTGTTTGGGGAATTGTGGTGGAGGccattgctgctgctggtgtggtGACTTCCTTTGTCCTGTTCGTCATCCTCATGGCCAGCCTGCCCTTTGTGTCacacaagaagagaaagagtATGGTGATCCTGCAGGCCAGTGTTTTAGTCTTCACCCTTGGACTCTTCGGCCTCACTTTTGCCTTCATTGTGGGCCAGGATTTCACCACGTGCATGGCCCGGAGGTTCCTCTTTGGCGTCCTGTTCTCAGGCTGCCTTGCCTGCCTGGTGATGCATGGGTTGTGGCTTGCCCTGCTGGAACGGCTTGATCAGGGGCCCCGGGGCTGGATGATGTGCCTGGGAGCCCTGGCTCTCTGGCTGGTGGAGGTTATCATCAACACTGAGTGGCTGATAGTCACTGTGGTCAGGAGCCCCCTCAGAACCTCCAGCATTTCTGATTTGTCCTGCAGCATTGCTAACAAGGACTTTGTGATGGCCCTGATCTATGTGATGGCCCTGATGCTGGCTGTGGTGCTGATGGCTGTGCCGTCActaacacacaagcacaagcagTGGCGTCGAGATGGAGCTTTCATGCTGGCCGCAGGGCTCTTCACCATAGCTATCTGGGTAGCCTGGATTGTCATGTACATTCATGGGAACCAGGTGGCCGGGAACCCCGGCTGGGATGACCCTACTCTGGCGATAGCTGTGGTGTCCAACGCCTGGGTGTTTCTTGGCCTCTACACCATTCCAGAGGTCTGCTTACTGACCCAGGAGGACCCAGACCAGGAACAGCCCCAGGATGGAGACCATGTCTACCCTGCCAGGAGCCTGGTTTACGACAACATCCTAAAGGAACAGGAGCAACCCCAGCAGAACATATACATAGAAAATAAGGCCTTCTGTATGGATGAGCCGAGTGCAG CTTCCAAAAAGCCAGTGTCTCCATATGAAGTTTTTAACGGTCAGATGCGCAGCGGTGTGTACCAGCCCACTGAAATAGCCCTTATCACCAAGGGTCTGACTAAA GAAAACAGTTTGAATCACTCCAGTGAACTTCTAGTGAAAATGCAGTGA
- the ccdc137 gene encoding coiled-coil domain-containing protein 137 — translation MGKNRQNRLTESGKQNGKIGRHPSEKKLKTDGKLKKAKHEDHLKHIPFRLREIMKSKERMNMGSSRRKKMKKAFIPKVKPADSQVGDIPVPHFRRGKEEDVKSYLQRMENETNHVLFLTKNQVERKPELEIDKQEMPADTGRSEKKKKYDKERLQKLQQKKLDRQEDKIEKEMFVDKVDFGEIVMAPPSLSAKPKKAMVKSQNASKELLLNSLLGHTAVSTAKPSMARQRMMEEERERAVEAYRHLKKQRQQQREARTAGLDKLKNFE, via the exons ATGGGGAAGAATCGGCAGAATAGGCTTACTGAATCGGGAAAACAAAATGGCAAGATCGGGCGACATCCAAG TGAGAAGAAGCTGAAGACTGATGGTAAGCTAAAGAAAGCCAAACATGAAGACCACCTCAAACACATCCCCTTCCGGCTCCGCGAGATCATGAAGAGCAAGGAGAGGATGAACATGGGATCCTCCAGgaggaaaaagatgaaaaaag CTTTCATCCCCAAAGTGAAGCCAGCAGACTCTCAGGTTGGCGACATACCTGTTCCTCATTtcaggaggggaaaggaggaggatgtGAAGTCTTACCTGCAGCGCATGGAGAATGAGACGAATCATGTCCTCTTCCTCACCAAGAACCAGGTGGAGAGGAAACCAGAGCTGGAAATAGACAAACAGGAGATGCCTGCAGATACGGGCAGGtctgagaaaaagaagaa GTATGATAAAGAGAGATTACAGAAGCTACAGCAGAAAAAGctggacagacaggaggacaagATCGAAAAAGAGATGTTCGTAG ataaaGTTGACTTTGGAGAAATTGTGATGGCCCCACCTTCTTTGAGTGCCAAACCCAAAAAAGCTATGGTCAAATCCCAG AACGCATCAAAGGAGCTGCTTCTCAACTCTCTTCTGGGTCACACGGCCGTCTCCACAGCCAAACCGTCCATGGCCCGACAGAGGatgatggaggaagagagggaacgCGCAGTGGAGGCCTACCGGCATCTTaaaaagcagaggcagcagcagcgggaAGCCAGGACTGCCGGCCTGGACAAGCTCAAGAACTTTGAGTGA
- the LOC115363996 gene encoding G-protein coupled receptor family C group 5 member C-like isoform X1 has protein sequence MGPTSAPKGCGSSITSLYYNLCDLATVWGIVVEAIAAAGVVTSFVLFVILMASLPFVSHKKRKSMVILQASVLVFTLGLFGLTFAFIVGQDFTTCMARRFLFGVLFSGCLACLVMHGLWLALLERLDQGPRGWMMCLGALALWLVEVIINTEWLIVTVVRSPLRTSSISDLSCSIANKDFVMALIYVMALMLAVVLMAVPSLTHKHKQWRRDGAFMLAAGLFTIAIWVAWIVMYIHGNQVAGNPGWDDPTLAIAVVSNAWVFLGLYTIPEVCLLTQEDPDQEQPQDGDHVYPARSLVYDNILKEQEQPQQNIYIENKAFCMDEPSAAASKKPVSPYEVFNGQMRSGVYQPTEIALITKGLTKKDLSQNTVLPRAMAPTLNPGNDSHLP, from the exons ATGGGCCCGACCAGCGCTCCTAAAGGGTGTGGCTCCTCCATCACCTCCCTATACTACAACCTGTGTGACCTAGCTACTGTTTGGGGAATTGTGGTGGAGGccattgctgctgctggtgtggtGACTTCCTTTGTCCTGTTCGTCATCCTCATGGCCAGCCTGCCCTTTGTGTCacacaagaagagaaagagtATGGTGATCCTGCAGGCCAGTGTTTTAGTCTTCACCCTTGGACTCTTCGGCCTCACTTTTGCCTTCATTGTGGGCCAGGATTTCACCACGTGCATGGCCCGGAGGTTCCTCTTTGGCGTCCTGTTCTCAGGCTGCCTTGCCTGCCTGGTGATGCATGGGTTGTGGCTTGCCCTGCTGGAACGGCTTGATCAGGGGCCCCGGGGCTGGATGATGTGCCTGGGAGCCCTGGCTCTCTGGCTGGTGGAGGTTATCATCAACACTGAGTGGCTGATAGTCACTGTGGTCAGGAGCCCCCTCAGAACCTCCAGCATTTCTGATTTGTCCTGCAGCATTGCTAACAAGGACTTTGTGATGGCCCTGATCTATGTGATGGCCCTGATGCTGGCTGTGGTGCTGATGGCTGTGCCGTCActaacacacaagcacaagcagTGGCGTCGAGATGGAGCTTTCATGCTGGCCGCAGGGCTCTTCACCATAGCTATCTGGGTAGCCTGGATTGTCATGTACATTCATGGGAACCAGGTGGCCGGGAACCCCGGCTGGGATGACCCTACTCTGGCGATAGCTGTGGTGTCCAACGCCTGGGTGTTTCTTGGCCTCTACACCATTCCAGAGGTCTGCTTACTGACCCAGGAGGACCCAGACCAGGAACAGCCCCAGGATGGAGACCATGTCTACCCTGCCAGGAGCCTGGTTTACGACAACATCCTAAAGGAACAGGAGCAACCCCAGCAGAACATATACATAGAAAATAAGGCCTTCTGTATGGATGAGCCGAGTGCAG CAGCTTCCAAAAAGCCAGTGTCTCCATATGAAGTTTTTAACGGTCAGATGCGCAGCGGTGTGTACCAGCCCACTGAAATAGCCCTTATCACCAAGGGTCTGACTAAA AAAGACCTATCCCAAAATACTGTGCTCCCCAGGGCAATGGCACCCACTTTGAATCCAGGAAATGACAGCCACCTCCCTTGA